In the Helianthus annuus cultivar XRQ/B chromosome 11, HanXRQr2.0-SUNRISE, whole genome shotgun sequence genome, one interval contains:
- the LOC110890316 gene encoding cytochrome b-c1 complex subunit 6, translated as MGDVEPVDQKKYLEDSSKPKCVRPLIEYQACVKRIEGDETREKHCTGQYFDYWHCIDRAVAPKLFDKLK; from the exons AT GGGTGATGTTGAACCAGTTGATCAAAAGAAGTACTTGGAAGATTCTAGCAAGCCCAAGTGTGTTAGACCTCTCATCGAGTATCAG GCATGTGTGAAACGAATAGAAGGAGACGAAACTCGAGAAAAGCATTGTACTGGACAATACTTCGATTATTGGCATTGTATTGACCGAGCT GTTGCACCGAAGCTATTTGACAAACTCAAGTGA